From the genome of Candidatus Baltobacteraceae bacterium, one region includes:
- a CDS encoding PLP-dependent aminotransferase family protein, producing MTTHISRAAKFAQRTSRLRASTIREMLKVTQQPDIISFGGGLPAPELFPTREIAECTAEVMESYGAAALQYGVTEGIPEMRTWVADRLSDRLRKLFDPAEILIVNGSQQGLDLIGKIFLDPGDHVLLEHPTYLGAIQAFDAYQARYLAVETDEDGIVPHSLERVLERADPFPKFLYIVPNFQNPTGRTLAGDRREAVVRICERFDLPIVEDDPYRELRFEGADLPSLSSFTSTGCVIYSGTGSKIMAPGMRVAWLAIPDHDVRDKVALAKQGTDLQTGSLAQYVFHRYVSKAQAFEEHVAEIVRTYRRRRDVMVEALREHMPPGTHFNRPSGGMFLWASVDGMDTTELLKISSQQKVVFVPGVSFYPDRDVHDGMRLNFSNASEEKIREGIGRLGAAVRAFKS from the coding sequence ATGACAACCCACATCTCACGCGCCGCGAAGTTCGCGCAGCGCACCTCCCGGCTCCGCGCGTCCACGATCCGTGAGATGTTGAAGGTCACCCAACAACCCGACATCATTTCATTCGGTGGGGGCCTCCCGGCCCCCGAATTATTCCCGACGCGCGAGATCGCCGAGTGCACGGCAGAGGTGATGGAATCCTACGGCGCGGCAGCGCTTCAGTACGGCGTCACCGAGGGCATTCCGGAGATGCGAACCTGGGTTGCCGACCGCCTCTCGGATCGCTTGCGCAAGCTCTTCGATCCGGCCGAAATCCTGATCGTCAATGGGTCGCAGCAAGGGCTCGATTTGATCGGCAAGATCTTTCTCGATCCCGGCGATCACGTGCTGCTCGAGCACCCCACCTACCTCGGCGCGATCCAGGCGTTCGACGCGTATCAAGCGCGTTATCTTGCGGTGGAGACCGATGAAGACGGCATCGTACCGCATTCGCTCGAACGGGTTCTCGAGCGCGCCGATCCCTTCCCGAAATTTCTGTACATCGTCCCGAACTTTCAGAATCCGACAGGCCGCACGCTCGCGGGTGACCGCCGCGAGGCCGTTGTTCGCATCTGCGAGCGCTTCGATCTTCCGATCGTCGAGGACGATCCGTACCGCGAGCTGCGTTTCGAGGGCGCCGATCTTCCCTCGCTGTCGTCGTTTACATCGACGGGTTGCGTGATCTACTCCGGGACCGGCAGCAAGATCATGGCGCCGGGGATGCGGGTGGCGTGGCTGGCGATCCCCGATCACGACGTGCGCGATAAGGTCGCGCTGGCCAAACAGGGAACCGACCTGCAGACCGGATCGCTGGCGCAATACGTCTTCCACCGTTACGTTTCCAAGGCGCAGGCGTTCGAAGAACACGTGGCAGAGATCGTGCGGACCTATCGCCGGCGCCGCGACGTGATGGTCGAGGCTCTACGCGAGCACATGCCGCCGGGAACGCACTTCAACCGCCCGAGCGGCGGGATGTTCTTATGGGCGAGCGTCGACGGGATGGATACGACCGAGCTGCTCAAGATTTCGTCACAGCAGAAGGTCGTGTTCGTTCCTGGGGTGAGCTTCTATCCCGATCGCGACGTGCACGACGGCATGCGCTTGAATTTCTCGAACGCCTCCGAGGAGAAAATCCGAGAAGGCATCGGACGCCTCGGTGCCGCAGTACGCGCTTTCAAATCGTAA
- a CDS encoding sigma-70 family RNA polymerase sigma factor, translating to MAIEAQSDEALVRRIRDGERDLFAVLVDRYKRGIANFIGASVRSAPDVSDLSQETFLRAYAHLGTFNPQLGRFSTWIYQIARNVVRTHLGKSLRRPATQELPEEQTLENALPDISEESDPAGGILRAEAERELRAALAELPERTRTVLALRYFDNMEYHTIASTLGLSLGNVKTLIHRGKIALARKMVERDARSRSSTHEKGGLRALLLV from the coding sequence ATGGCCATCGAGGCGCAGAGCGACGAAGCTCTGGTCCGGCGCATCCGCGACGGTGAACGCGATCTGTTCGCCGTGCTGGTCGACCGGTACAAGCGCGGAATCGCGAACTTCATCGGGGCGAGCGTCCGCAGCGCGCCGGATGTGTCGGACCTCTCGCAGGAGACGTTCTTGCGAGCATACGCGCATCTGGGCACCTTCAATCCGCAACTGGGTCGATTCTCGACCTGGATCTACCAGATCGCGCGCAACGTGGTGCGGACGCATTTGGGAAAATCACTGCGCCGTCCCGCCACGCAAGAGCTGCCCGAAGAGCAGACGCTCGAGAACGCCCTTCCCGACATATCCGAAGAATCGGATCCAGCCGGCGGCATCCTGCGCGCCGAGGCCGAGCGTGAATTGCGCGCGGCGCTCGCCGAGTTGCCCGAGCGCACGCGGACCGTGCTCGCGCTGCGCTATTTCGACAACATGGAGTACCACACCATCGCCAGCACGCTCGGTCTTTCGCTCGGAAACGTCAAGACGCTGATTCACCGCGGCAAGATCGCGCTGGCGCGCAAGATGGTCGAGCGCGACGCGCGCTCGCGGTCGTCCACACACGAGAAGGGAGGATTGCGTGCGCTGCTCCTCGTGTGA
- a CDS encoding polymer-forming cytoskeletal protein, translated as MKFSTAAWLLGALVFTAALLSTSQAALADAKSVDHGGTYVGSVVVEPGQTVEGTLNVLFGNATIEGTVDGDVNVVGGDIDVHGGNVTGQTHVISNAVTQTIVPWAPSAESYGSYQPDHRMWWRIAWDVVALVMFLIFPLRSRMALDRLEQHPAMATLGGLCGLVAVFPVSLLLLFSIILIPLIPVEFVLLAAAVFIGKAALALLVGRRFYELLQPKSTPAPLLALIIGLVLLTAAELVPVLGIMVTLLIILVGLGAVLLTFVPDWHTVGPSGTPPRPVIGGPPMPLG; from the coding sequence ATGAAATTTTCCACTGCCGCCTGGCTGCTCGGAGCGCTCGTCTTTACAGCTGCGCTTCTCTCGACCTCGCAGGCCGCGCTGGCGGACGCGAAAAGCGTGGATCACGGCGGAACGTATGTCGGCTCGGTCGTCGTCGAGCCGGGACAGACCGTTGAGGGCACGTTGAACGTGCTTTTCGGCAACGCGACGATCGAAGGCACCGTCGACGGCGACGTCAACGTCGTCGGCGGCGATATCGATGTCCACGGCGGCAACGTAACCGGTCAAACGCACGTCATCAGCAATGCGGTGACGCAAACGATCGTGCCGTGGGCACCGAGCGCCGAAAGCTACGGTAGTTATCAGCCCGATCATCGTATGTGGTGGCGGATCGCGTGGGACGTCGTCGCGCTGGTGATGTTCCTGATCTTTCCGCTGCGCTCGCGGATGGCGCTGGATCGGCTCGAACAGCATCCGGCGATGGCGACGCTCGGCGGACTCTGCGGCTTGGTCGCGGTCTTTCCGGTCTCGTTATTGCTGCTCTTCAGCATCATTCTGATTCCGCTGATTCCGGTGGAGTTCGTCCTGCTGGCTGCCGCCGTGTTCATCGGAAAGGCGGCTCTTGCACTGCTCGTCGGGCGCCGGTTCTACGAACTGCTGCAGCCCAAGTCGACGCCGGCCCCGCTGCTGGCGTTGATCATCGGCCTCGTGCTGCTCACGGCGGCCGAACTCGTGCCCGTTCTCGGGATCATGGTGACGCTGCTGATCATTCTCGTCGGGCTTGGGGCAGTGCTGCTGACGTTCGTTCCCGACTGGCACACCGTCGGGCCGTCCGGCACGCCGCCGCGCCCGGTCATAGGCGGACCCCCTATGCCCCTTGGGTAA
- a CDS encoding sugar transferase, with the protein MQVAVRVSERSVPLSWWAYKRAIDVIVGLLVLILTAPIVILASIAIAVVTGGSPLYAQERVGQYGRRFKMFKLRTMVKNAHELRAQLMHLNEVDGPVFKIRKDPRLHPLGGFLRRTSIDELPNLLNVLLGDISLVGPRPALPCEVEAYDSFAQRRLTVPQGVTCLWQINGRSDVSFEHWMELDNRYVDRWTPLGDLAIIAKTVPAVLRKDGAH; encoded by the coding sequence GTGCAAGTCGCTGTACGAGTTTCCGAGCGCTCGGTTCCGCTGTCGTGGTGGGCGTACAAACGCGCGATCGACGTCATCGTCGGCTTACTGGTGCTGATCTTGACGGCGCCGATCGTAATCCTCGCTTCGATCGCGATCGCCGTCGTGACCGGCGGCTCGCCGCTGTACGCGCAGGAGCGGGTCGGTCAGTATGGCCGCCGCTTCAAGATGTTCAAGCTGCGGACGATGGTCAAGAACGCGCACGAGCTGCGCGCCCAGTTGATGCATCTCAACGAAGTCGACGGGCCGGTCTTCAAGATCCGGAAAGATCCGCGGCTGCATCCGCTCGGCGGCTTCCTGCGGCGCACCAGTATCGACGAACTTCCGAATCTGCTCAACGTGCTGCTGGGGGATATCTCGCTCGTCGGGCCCCGGCCGGCGCTGCCGTGCGAGGTTGAGGCATACGATTCGTTCGCCCAGCGCCGATTGACCGTGCCGCAGGGCGTTACGTGCCTGTGGCAGATCAACGGCCGCAGTGACGTTTCATTCGAGCACTGGATGGAGCTGGACAATCGCTACGTCGACCGGTGGACGCCCCTGGGAGATCTCGCGATCATCGCCAAGACCGTACCGGCGGTGTTGCGAAAGGACGGCGCGCATTAA
- a CDS encoding phosphopentomutase: MRFVTIVLDSGGVGALPDYNEYGDAAGANTLGNVARRSGGLVLPWFERYGLGHLTPMAGVSAVERPAARVGRLRERSRGKDTITGHWEMAGIITEVPFPTYPHGFPQAIVDGFTRIAGKPPLGNIPASGTEIIAELGPEHLATGRPILYTSADSVFQIAAHEEVVPLPVLYRWCEEAREMLVEPNNVNRVIARPFLGRPGAFVRTPNRRDYAIAPPPTVLDRLAEAGVEVHAVGKICDIYCGHGIASSVRVTDNRDAMEKTFELLERVDHGFIFTNLNDFDSKYGHRRDVRGYADALQALDALLPRLEELMRPDDQVVFTADHGCDPTAPGSDHTREYVPFVHLGPHAGTVLGEMEGLDLVGRTVLEAFGV; encoded by the coding sequence ATGCGATTTGTTACCATCGTCTTGGATTCGGGCGGTGTCGGGGCGCTGCCGGACTATAACGAATACGGTGATGCGGCGGGTGCCAATACGCTCGGGAACGTCGCTCGCCGGTCCGGTGGACTGGTGCTTCCTTGGTTCGAACGCTACGGACTCGGTCACCTGACGCCGATGGCCGGGGTAAGCGCAGTCGAACGTCCCGCGGCACGCGTTGGCCGGCTGCGCGAGCGCAGCCGCGGCAAAGACACGATCACCGGCCATTGGGAAATGGCGGGAATAATTACCGAGGTCCCCTTTCCGACGTATCCGCACGGCTTTCCGCAAGCGATCGTCGACGGGTTTACCCGGATTGCAGGCAAGCCGCCGCTTGGAAACATCCCGGCGTCCGGGACCGAAATCATTGCCGAACTCGGTCCCGAACATCTCGCCACGGGCCGGCCGATCCTCTATACCTCCGCCGATTCGGTCTTTCAAATCGCTGCCCACGAAGAGGTCGTTCCTTTGCCGGTGCTCTATCGGTGGTGTGAGGAGGCGCGCGAAATGCTGGTTGAGCCGAACAACGTCAACCGGGTCATAGCCCGGCCGTTCCTTGGCCGCCCGGGGGCCTTCGTCCGCACGCCGAACCGGCGCGACTATGCCATTGCGCCGCCCCCGACCGTCTTGGACCGACTGGCCGAAGCCGGGGTCGAGGTTCACGCGGTCGGCAAAATTTGCGATATCTATTGTGGGCACGGAATCGCTTCGTCGGTGCGGGTTACCGACAATCGTGATGCTATGGAGAAGACGTTTGAACTGCTCGAGCGGGTCGATCATGGATTCATCTTCACAAACCTCAATGACTTCGATTCGAAATACGGACACCGGCGCGACGTGCGGGGCTATGCCGACGCGCTGCAAGCGCTGGACGCGCTCCTGCCGCGCCTCGAGGAACTCATGAGACCGGACGATCAGGTCGTCTTTACCGCCGACCACGGCTGCGACCCGACGGCGCCCGGCAGCGATCATACCCGCGAGTACGTGCCCTTCGTCCACCTCGGACCGCATGCGGGCACCGTACTCGGCGAGATGGAAGGGCTCGACCTCGTCGGCCGCACGGTGCTCGAGGCTTTTGGAGTTTAG
- a CDS encoding zf-HC2 domain-containing protein, translating into MRCSSCELLLDRYVEGTLTPREMARVGTHLRACSHCASLLAELRVVDALLATTKPVELAPNFTFAVMAEAASVPIHATRRLSLWAVLSFYLIAAWLALSGIYVVLGDRLAHLGTLGRQFAESGSQGLAAVTATAQSVSPATPLVVGGVFGVLMLDAALAVVAVFAYRAARFRLAAHPSGPEVV; encoded by the coding sequence GTGCGCTGCTCCTCGTGTGAACTGCTGCTCGACCGTTACGTCGAAGGAACCCTGACGCCGCGTGAGATGGCGCGCGTCGGCACGCATCTGCGCGCCTGCTCGCACTGCGCATCATTGCTGGCCGAGCTGCGCGTCGTCGACGCACTGCTTGCAACGACGAAACCGGTGGAGCTTGCACCGAATTTTACGTTCGCTGTCATGGCCGAGGCCGCTTCCGTGCCGATACACGCAACCCGGCGGCTCTCGCTGTGGGCGGTATTGAGTTTCTATCTGATTGCAGCGTGGCTCGCGCTCAGCGGCATCTACGTGGTACTCGGCGATCGTCTTGCGCATCTTGGGACGCTGGGACGTCAGTTTGCGGAAAGCGGCTCCCAGGGGTTGGCGGCGGTGACGGCGACCGCCCAAAGCGTCAGCCCGGCGACGCCGCTCGTCGTCGGCGGTGTATTCGGCGTGCTCATGCTGGACGCCGCGCTCGCGGTCGTTGCCGTCTTCGCGTACCGGGCCGCGCGTTTCCGTCTGGCCGCACACCCATCCGGACCGGAGGTCGTATGA
- the murJ gene encoding murein biosynthesis integral membrane protein MurJ, whose protein sequence is MVPSPAVSHRSIAASTLFVMAATFASTLLGFSREVVSARFYGTQWQMDTFLAAATIPTILFGVFNGALVSALVPTFSDYISTGREDEAWTLGSTIINVLAIILTACAIVGWLAAPLYVPLIARGFHGQQLAATIDMTRALMPSIIAVSLSGVFSSMLNAYHKFRSASMTGIAINVVTIGSVIAFNHKLGIYALVWGTFWGLIAQLLVQVPAFIAIGRYRLTIDLRHPGLRKMWSLLGPIIVGSVAGQLALFFDRFFASTLPTGYISGMNYVTKLVNFPQQIFAAAIATVIFPLLAAHFARNNRRGVAESAVTGLRLVLFIAIPSVCALIALAYPMVQTLFQRGTFGPAATDLTASLMPFAAVGLVALSANVVLTRCCFACQEVAIPVAISMISVLANIVLSLLWLPTLGGRGLLLANSVSQTLQAVLLLALVARLVQSFDWWALARSALRVTIASVAMYAALHWIQTLGVHPQSSFMTRASFLFGQIAVGGAVFIAMARILRLEELDLAWSAIMTKFERNLQSAPENRDVPIA, encoded by the coding sequence GTGGTGCCGTCGCCGGCGGTCTCGCATCGCTCGATCGCGGCGTCGACGCTCTTTGTCATGGCGGCGACATTCGCCTCGACGCTTCTCGGATTTTCCCGAGAGGTCGTCAGTGCGCGGTTCTACGGGACGCAGTGGCAGATGGACACGTTCCTGGCCGCTGCGACGATCCCGACGATTTTGTTCGGCGTGTTCAACGGAGCGTTGGTGAGCGCGCTCGTTCCGACGTTTTCGGATTATATTTCGACCGGTCGCGAAGACGAGGCCTGGACGCTCGGCAGTACGATCATCAACGTCCTGGCGATCATTCTTACCGCGTGCGCGATCGTCGGTTGGTTGGCCGCGCCGTTGTACGTCCCGCTGATCGCACGAGGATTCCACGGGCAGCAGCTGGCCGCCACCATCGACATGACCCGCGCCTTGATGCCCAGCATCATCGCGGTCAGCTTGAGCGGCGTCTTTTCTTCGATGCTGAACGCGTACCACAAGTTCCGGTCGGCTTCGATGACCGGCATTGCCATCAACGTCGTCACCATCGGTAGCGTGATTGCGTTCAACCACAAGCTTGGGATCTATGCCCTCGTCTGGGGCACGTTTTGGGGGCTGATCGCGCAGTTGCTGGTGCAAGTTCCGGCTTTCATCGCGATCGGGCGCTACCGTCTGACGATCGATCTCCGGCACCCGGGCTTGCGCAAGATGTGGTCGCTGCTCGGTCCGATCATCGTGGGCAGCGTCGCCGGCCAGCTTGCGCTTTTTTTCGACCGTTTCTTCGCCTCGACGCTGCCGACCGGATACATCTCCGGGATGAACTACGTGACGAAGCTGGTGAATTTTCCGCAGCAGATTTTTGCCGCCGCAATCGCCACCGTGATTTTTCCGCTGCTGGCGGCACATTTTGCCCGAAATAACCGTCGCGGGGTGGCCGAGAGCGCCGTCACCGGACTACGCCTGGTGCTGTTCATCGCGATTCCCTCGGTTTGCGCCCTGATCGCGCTGGCGTATCCCATGGTTCAGACGCTCTTTCAGCGTGGGACGTTCGGTCCCGCGGCGACCGATCTCACCGCGAGCCTGATGCCCTTTGCCGCGGTCGGGCTGGTTGCGCTCTCCGCCAACGTCGTCTTGACGCGCTGCTGTTTCGCGTGTCAAGAGGTGGCGATTCCGGTTGCGATCTCCATGATCAGCGTCCTTGCCAACATCGTGCTCTCGCTGTTGTGGCTGCCGACGCTCGGCGGCCGCGGCCTGCTCTTGGCCAACTCGGTGAGTCAAACTCTGCAAGCCGTCTTGCTCTTGGCGCTCGTCGCGCGACTGGTCCAAAGCTTCGACTGGTGGGCGCTGGCGCGTTCGGCGCTACGCGTCACGATCGCATCGGTGGCGATGTACGCTGCGCTGCACTGGATTCAAACGCTTGGCGTGCATCCGCAAAGCTCGTTCATGACCCGCGCGTCATTTCTCTTCGGACAGATCGCGGTCGGCGGTGCGGTTTTCATCGCGATGGCGCGAATTCTTCGGCTGGAGGAGCTCGATCTTGCCTGGAGCGCGATCATGACGAAATTCGAGCGCAACCTGCAGAGCGCGCCGGAGAACCGCGACGTTCCGATCGCCTAA